From Micromonospora rhizosphaerae, the proteins below share one genomic window:
- a CDS encoding winged helix-turn-helix domain-containing protein — protein sequence MPAYTKKQRLIDTLTQRIESGEYPPGAKLPSGTELCAEFDVSRQVVRSAIDWLKARGLVEGAPGAGVFVRAQDPH from the coding sequence ATGCCTGCGTACACCAAGAAGCAACGTCTCATCGACACCCTGACCCAGCGCATCGAGTCAGGTGAATACCCGCCTGGCGCGAAGCTGCCCTCCGGTACCGAACTCTGCGCTGAGTTCGACGTGTCCCGTCAGGTGGTGCGTTCCGCCATCGACTGGCTCAAGGCACGGGGCCTCGTCGAAGGCGCGCCGGGCGCCGGCGTCTTTGTACGGGCTCAGGATCCCCATTAA
- a CDS encoding VOC family protein — MAREGPPIPTEGIRCYLRDPDGHLIEVGQTV, encoded by the coding sequence ATGGCGCGCGAAGGCCCGCCGATCCCGACCGAGGGCATCCGCTGCTACCTGCGCGACCCGGACGGGCACCTGATCGAGGTCGGCCAGACCGTCTGA
- a CDS encoding S66 family peptidase yields MTPLNYPAKPRPGDRVAVVSPSAGLPGLFPHVYELGLRRLREEFGLEPVEYPTTRVMGADPRDRARDLTAAFADPTITAVLATVGGDDLITVTPHLDDEVLRANPKPYFGYSDNTNVLNHLYRLGMVAYHGGSVLVHLGRPGKPHPLTFDSLRAALFTSGWYDLTPAEEWGDQPNDWRDPSTLAHEPVMFPGEGWRWQGPARVVQGRTWGGNLEILHWLMAADRVGAVSDHAGEVLIIETSEELPSATEVFRILRNMGERGLLAGLPAVLVGRAKAWEFDRPHTLDQRREWADAQRDAVTRALAAYNPDAVVVFDVDLGHTDPQLIIPYGGEIRVDAVERRISVRY; encoded by the coding sequence ATGACGCCGCTGAACTATCCCGCCAAGCCGCGGCCGGGCGACCGGGTGGCCGTGGTCTCTCCCTCCGCCGGACTGCCGGGTCTCTTCCCCCACGTTTATGAGCTGGGGCTGCGCCGGCTGCGCGAGGAGTTCGGCCTGGAGCCGGTGGAGTACCCGACCACCCGGGTGATGGGCGCGGACCCGCGGGACCGGGCGCGGGACCTGACCGCCGCGTTCGCCGACCCGACGATCACCGCGGTGCTGGCCACGGTCGGCGGGGACGACCTGATCACGGTCACCCCGCACCTGGACGACGAGGTGCTGCGAGCGAACCCGAAGCCGTACTTCGGCTACTCGGACAACACCAATGTCCTCAACCACCTGTACCGGCTGGGCATGGTGGCGTACCACGGCGGATCGGTGCTGGTGCATCTCGGCCGCCCCGGGAAGCCGCACCCACTGACCTTCGATTCGCTGCGCGCCGCCCTCTTCACCTCCGGCTGGTACGACCTGACCCCCGCCGAGGAATGGGGTGACCAGCCGAACGACTGGCGGGACCCGTCCACCCTGGCCCACGAGCCGGTGATGTTCCCCGGCGAGGGCTGGCGCTGGCAGGGTCCGGCGAGGGTGGTGCAGGGGCGTACCTGGGGCGGCAACCTGGAGATCTTGCACTGGCTGATGGCCGCCGACCGGGTCGGTGCGGTGTCGGACCACGCGGGTGAGGTGCTGATCATCGAGACCTCGGAGGAGCTGCCCTCGGCCACCGAGGTCTTCCGCATCCTGCGCAACATGGGGGAGCGCGGCCTGCTCGCCGGCCTTCCGGCGGTGCTCGTCGGCCGGGCGAAGGCGTGGGAGTTCGACCGCCCGCACACGCTCGACCAGCGGCGGGAGTGGGCCGACGCGCAGCGGGACGCGGTGACCCGGGCGCTGGCCGCCTACAACCCCGACGCCGTGGTGGTCTTCGACGTCGACCTCGGCCACACCGACCCGCAGTTGATCATCCCGTACGGCGGCGAGATCCGCGTCGACGCCGTCGAGCGTCGCATCTCGGTGCGGTACTGA